A genomic region of Trueperaceae bacterium contains the following coding sequences:
- a CDS encoding ABC transporter substrate-binding protein: MLDRRRSDEGQVRSHSLPTVVVALLTASLLGTAPAPGGWEMRACAHPNDWPFSSVERQGFENRIAAVLAEELGARLELVWTPTDFETPQTHLWTGACDLILGIGGGGEDLLHTLPYYRAPFTFVYRVDSSLDITSLDDLVGSDLRIATYPDSIVDRVLGGYGLRDRTVYFPPVEMGNRLDFDTPILEAVLGGEVDVGIVYGPVAGYYAAHETDALRVVAVSPELAPPMSPMFREAVIGVRPGDTAFRDRLNRALAARWEDIQRVLDEYGVPTLALPAPAALGSPAEDVLRVGVVLPLPTGAGEATDVIANAARIGAQVAEDLLGREAAELGFQLQVLMASAPDADASRRSAERLVMTDDVVALVGGVTDQSSDAIREVAEVRDVLFFNVGSADQDLRDAMCSPNTFHVEASESMYVDAILGWFGGSRARRWVLVHETTPRATYLAERIERGLGSLGADQGIARVSVDPGSMVFTEAAEAIDAASADLVVLLLPPNLQEAFLAQFRRRSGVAVTGLPHPIMQSRSYLQRLRQVTDDVGADVRIALWDTALREHGAEALNEAFVGRSGETMDPTGWSTFAALKVLVESVHATGSDRAEDLRTYLESDAARFDVYKGVPLSFRAWDHQLRQPLYAVRHNAAVEWGRPVSDRIAFAEVVGVIPDLRGLGEAGVDDVLDALGSSREESACDLPAH, from the coding sequence ATGCTCGACCGCCGCCGCAGCGACGAGGGGCAGGTGAGGTCTCACTCCCTCCCCACCGTGGTGGTCGCCCTGCTCACGGCGTCGCTGCTGGGCACCGCCCCCGCGCCCGGAGGCTGGGAGATGCGCGCCTGCGCTCATCCCAACGACTGGCCCTTCTCGAGCGTGGAGCGTCAGGGCTTCGAGAACCGGATCGCGGCCGTGCTGGCGGAGGAGCTCGGCGCGCGGCTCGAGCTCGTGTGGACGCCCACTGACTTCGAGACCCCGCAGACCCACCTCTGGACGGGCGCGTGCGACCTCATCCTGGGGATAGGGGGCGGCGGTGAGGACCTGCTCCACACGCTGCCCTACTACCGGGCCCCGTTCACGTTCGTGTACCGCGTCGACAGCAGCCTCGACATCACGTCGTTGGACGACCTGGTCGGAAGCGACCTGAGGATCGCGACCTACCCGGACAGCATCGTGGACCGAGTCCTGGGGGGCTATGGCCTGCGTGACCGCACCGTCTACTTCCCACCCGTGGAGATGGGCAACCGGCTGGACTTCGACACGCCCATCCTGGAAGCGGTCCTGGGTGGCGAGGTCGACGTCGGGATCGTGTACGGACCAGTGGCCGGCTACTACGCGGCCCATGAGACCGACGCACTGCGCGTGGTGGCGGTGTCGCCGGAGCTCGCCCCGCCCATGTCCCCGATGTTCCGAGAGGCGGTCATCGGCGTGAGGCCCGGTGACACGGCGTTCCGTGACCGGTTGAACAGGGCGCTGGCTGCTCGGTGGGAGGACATCCAAAGGGTACTGGACGAGTACGGCGTGCCGACCCTCGCGCTGCCCGCGCCGGCCGCGCTCGGGTCTCCGGCCGAGGACGTCCTCCGTGTCGGCGTCGTCTTGCCGCTCCCCACCGGAGCTGGTGAAGCGACCGACGTCATCGCCAACGCCGCTCGGATCGGCGCCCAGGTCGCGGAAGACCTCCTCGGCCGGGAAGCCGCGGAGCTCGGCTTCCAGCTGCAGGTCCTCATGGCCAGCGCTCCTGACGCGGACGCGTCGCGTCGCTCCGCGGAGCGGCTCGTAATGACCGATGACGTCGTCGCCCTGGTGGGTGGGGTCACGGACCAGTCGAGCGACGCCATCCGCGAGGTCGCGGAAGTCCGCGACGTGCTCTTCTTCAACGTGGGCTCGGCCGACCAGGACCTACGCGACGCCATGTGTTCTCCCAACACGTTCCACGTCGAGGCCAGCGAAAGCATGTACGTGGACGCGATCCTCGGGTGGTTCGGCGGGTCCCGGGCGAGGCGCTGGGTCCTCGTACACGAGACCACGCCTCGAGCGACCTACCTAGCCGAGCGCATCGAGCGTGGCCTGGGGAGCTTGGGCGCGGACCAGGGGATCGCCAGGGTCTCCGTCGATCCCGGAAGCATGGTCTTCACCGAGGCAGCGGAAGCCATCGATGCCGCGTCCGCGGACCTCGTCGTGCTCCTGTTGCCCCCGAACCTGCAGGAGGCGTTCCTGGCCCAGTTCCGACGCCGGAGCGGCGTGGCCGTCACCGGGCTCCCTCACCCGATCATGCAGTCGCGGTCCTACCTGCAGCGGCTCCGTCAGGTGACGGACGACGTCGGAGCCGACGTCCGCATCGCCCTGTGGGACACCGCCTTGCGGGAGCACGGCGCCGAGGCGCTCAACGAAGCGTTCGTCGGCCGGTCGGGCGAGACGATGGACCCCACGGGCTGGTCGACGTTCGCGGCGCTGAAGGTCCTCGTGGAGTCCGTCCATGCGACCGGCTCGGATCGAGCCGAGGACCTCCGCACGTACCTCGAGAGCGACGCAGCACGGTTCGACGTGTACAAGGGCGTGCCCTTGTCCTTCCGCGCCTGGGACCATCAGCTGCGGCAGCCCCTCTACGCGGTCCGGCACAACGCGGCGGTCGAGTGGGGCCGCCCTGTGAGCGACAGGATCGCGTTCGCGGAGGTGGTGGGAGTCATTCCCGACCTGCGTGGGCTCGGAGAAGCGGGCGTTGACGACGTCCTGGACGCGCTAGGGAGCTCGAGGGAAGAGTCCGCCTGCGACTTGCCTGCCCATTGA
- a CDS encoding class I SAM-dependent methyltransferase — MKGRGSSWDAVAGWYDATVGVRGSPYHRRAAVPTVLRLAELRPGERVIDVGCGTGVLAFHVLKAGCEYLGVDASAAMVRLARRRRGEEGRFEQGDARDLAGTTSARPGSFDVAVFLLSVQDMDPLEEVFASTAEVLREGGRVVLFMVHPAFRPPRGSGWGYDPKRKLTYRRVERYLTPAAVPMKEYAEVRRGAPRGATISFHRPLQDYVNALAGAGLWVDAMAELPDPVKDEAGRSNPEVPLFLALRARSVGDGRGRLPGEGG, encoded by the coding sequence GTGAAGGGGAGAGGCTCGAGCTGGGACGCGGTCGCGGGCTGGTACGACGCCACGGTCGGCGTGCGCGGCAGCCCTTACCACCGCAGGGCGGCCGTCCCCACGGTCCTGCGCCTCGCCGAGCTGCGGCCCGGCGAGCGCGTCATCGACGTCGGCTGCGGCACCGGCGTGCTGGCCTTCCACGTGCTCAAGGCCGGCTGCGAGTACCTCGGCGTCGACGCCAGCGCCGCGATGGTGCGCCTGGCGCGCAGGCGCCGCGGCGAGGAGGGCCGCTTCGAGCAGGGCGACGCACGCGACCTCGCCGGCACGACCTCGGCGCGGCCCGGCTCCTTCGACGTGGCCGTCTTCCTGCTCAGCGTCCAGGACATGGACCCGCTCGAGGAGGTGTTCGCCTCGACGGCGGAGGTGCTGCGGGAGGGCGGACGCGTCGTGCTCTTCATGGTGCACCCGGCGTTCCGTCCGCCGCGCGGCAGCGGCTGGGGCTACGACCCCAAGCGCAAGCTCACGTACCGCCGCGTCGAGCGCTACCTCACGCCCGCCGCCGTGCCCATGAAGGAGTACGCCGAGGTGCGCCGCGGCGCGCCCCGCGGCGCCACGATCAGCTTCCACAGGCCGCTGCAGGACTACGTGAACGCGCTGGCCGGCGCCGGCCTGTGGGTCGACGCCATGGCGGAGCTGCCCGACCCCGTGAAGGACGAGGCGGGGCGCTCGAACCCGGAGGTGCCGCTGTTCCTCGCCCTGAGGGCCAGGTCGGTCGGTGACGGACGCGGTCGGCTTCCGGGGGAGGGCGGATAG